Proteins encoded by one window of Paenibacillus sp. DCT19:
- the helD gene encoding RNA polymerase recycling motor HelD, with protein MSTEQQWSEEQHRVNSVTNQIERKITTLEQEVGSFRDEVVEMRKDFWDEVTMNFSEADDVGETSTSMRQQSQVLSDRERSHLNTAAALDKMKRLHHSPYFGRIDFKEDGYPQAERIYLGIASLLDEKEESFLVYDWRAPISNLYYDGAPGPITYETPSGEISGDIEMKRQFVIREGRIRFMFDTGVTIGDELLQAVLSRTSDAQMKSIVATIQREQNRIIRNDRTRMLIVQGAAGSGKTSAALQRVAYLLYKYREHLSADQMVLFSPNPMFNSYVSTVLPELGEENMLQTTFQEYLERRLGREYQLEDPFIQLEYVLSATEDAAYPARMSGIRFKSSESFLKVITKYKDNLMLAGMKFKPVRFQGRAVVTAEAMAEKFYSYEPSVKLVNRLEMLRDWMLKELSAFGKSELEAPWVDQQLDLMEPEELQRAFQRLKRKQKGKVDTFDDFVQEREILARMVVSSRLKPLRKWIKSLRFVDVRKLYSQLFKDQGQLVRLLDNEPLPAYWEEISDMTLRRMKEQELAYEDITPYLYLRELLLGFHINSNIRHVIIDEAQDYSAFQLAFMKRLFPRAKITALGDFNQAIYAHSSVLSGTGPLTNLYGPENTEVIELTCSYRSTHEIVEFTRGMVPSGEEIIPFNRSGEKPQVIVTTSEQKHLDLITADLNALIEEGYESVAVICKTAEESREVHEALSKALTTAPKLIKKTTLAFERGVHVIPAYLAKGVEFDAVLIYDGSEEQYAQEHERKLFYTACTRAMHLLHIYCLGQPSPFITSQSETLYHTGKISAARAD; from the coding sequence ATGAGTACAGAGCAGCAATGGAGCGAAGAACAGCATCGGGTCAACAGTGTAACCAATCAGATTGAACGTAAAATTACAACTCTTGAACAAGAGGTTGGTTCCTTTCGAGACGAAGTTGTAGAGATGAGAAAGGATTTCTGGGACGAGGTTACGATGAACTTTAGTGAAGCCGATGATGTAGGGGAGACCTCTACAAGTATGCGGCAGCAGTCGCAGGTTTTATCGGATCGGGAGCGTAGTCATTTGAATACGGCAGCGGCACTCGACAAAATGAAAAGACTACATCACTCGCCTTATTTTGGACGCATTGATTTCAAAGAGGACGGCTATCCGCAGGCAGAGCGCATTTATCTTGGCATTGCTTCCTTGCTCGATGAGAAGGAGGAGTCCTTCCTGGTCTACGATTGGCGTGCTCCGATATCCAACCTGTATTATGATGGTGCGCCAGGGCCAATCACATATGAGACACCAAGCGGTGAGATCAGCGGCGACATTGAGATGAAGCGGCAATTTGTCATCCGTGAAGGTCGTATCCGGTTCATGTTTGACACAGGTGTAACCATCGGCGATGAATTGTTGCAGGCTGTTCTAAGCCGGACGTCAGATGCCCAGATGAAAAGTATTGTGGCGACGATCCAGAGAGAGCAAAACCGTATTATCCGTAACGATCGAACTCGTATGCTGATTGTACAGGGCGCTGCTGGAAGCGGCAAAACGTCGGCTGCCCTTCAGCGTGTAGCCTATCTTCTATATAAATACCGTGAACACTTGTCAGCGGATCAGATGGTGCTTTTCTCGCCAAATCCGATGTTCAATAGTTATGTATCCACCGTATTACCTGAGTTAGGCGAAGAGAATATGCTGCAAACGACGTTCCAAGAGTATTTGGAGCGGCGTCTGGGACGGGAATACCAGCTTGAAGATCCGTTTATTCAGCTTGAATATGTGCTCTCCGCTACAGAGGACGCGGCTTACCCTGCGCGCATGTCTGGTATTCGGTTCAAATCATCTGAATCGTTCCTGAAGGTGATTACGAAATACAAAGACAACTTAATGCTGGCTGGCATGAAATTCAAGCCGGTTCGTTTCCAAGGACGTGCTGTTGTTACGGCTGAGGCGATGGCGGAGAAATTCTACAGTTATGAACCATCGGTCAAGCTGGTGAATCGGCTCGAAATGTTAAGAGATTGGATGTTGAAGGAACTCTCCGCATTTGGCAAAAGCGAACTAGAGGCACCTTGGGTAGATCAGCAACTTGATCTGATGGAGCCAGAAGAACTGCAACGAGCTTTCCAACGTCTGAAGCGTAAGCAAAAAGGGAAGGTGGATACGTTTGACGATTTTGTGCAGGAACGCGAGATTCTAGCCAGAATGGTCGTGAGTAGCCGCCTTAAGCCTTTGCGTAAATGGATCAAATCGTTGCGGTTTGTTGATGTTCGCAAGCTTTATTCCCAATTGTTCAAGGATCAAGGACAGCTTGTTCGACTGCTGGATAACGAACCATTGCCTGCGTACTGGGAAGAAATTAGCGATATGACACTTCGGAGAATGAAAGAACAAGAGCTTGCTTACGAAGATATCACACCCTATCTGTACTTACGCGAACTATTGCTAGGGTTCCATATCAACTCTAACATTCGGCATGTGATTATTGACGAAGCGCAGGATTATTCTGCGTTCCAGCTGGCTTTTATGAAAAGATTGTTTCCACGAGCGAAGATTACAGCATTGGGCGATTTCAATCAGGCCATCTATGCTCATTCCTCTGTGCTGAGTGGGACGGGGCCATTAACGAACCTATACGGCCCTGAAAATACGGAAGTCATTGAACTCACCTGTAGTTATCGCTCAACACATGAGATTGTGGAGTTCACGCGGGGAATGGTTCCAAGTGGAGAAGAGATTATTCCGTTTAACCGTAGTGGGGAGAAACCTCAAGTTATCGTCACAACGTCTGAACAGAAGCATCTTGATCTGATTACAGCTGATCTTAATGCCTTAATTGAGGAAGGATATGAGTCTGTAGCGGTAATCTGTAAGACCGCAGAAGAGAGTAGAGAAGTGCATGAGGCACTTAGTAAGGCATTAACTACCGCGCCGAAGCTAATCAAAAAAACGACGTTAGCGTTCGAACGTGGTGTTCATGTCATACCTGCATACTTAGCAAAAGGTGTGGAGTTCGATGCTGTACTCATCTACGACGGTTCTGAAGAGCAATATGCCCAAGAGCATGAACGCAAATTGTTCTATACAGCATGTACGCGGGCTATGCATTTACTTCATATCTATTGTTTAGGTCAACCGAGTCCATTTATCACTTCGCAATCCGAGACGTTATATCATACAGGGAAGATATCTGCTGCTCGGGCAGATTAA
- a CDS encoding adenine deaminase — MNKSSFDRPLMADCVPDLVATARGDLPATLVIRGGTLVNVISGEILEGMSVAIQGARIAYVGKDVSHTIGEHTRIIEANGRYMAPGLLDGHCHIESTQMKVTEFARAVLPSGTTGGFFDPHEISNVLGLQGLRMMLDEARTTPMAAYMQVASCVPSTHPGLETTGAYIGPEEVAEALSWGPDMIGLGEVMNFPGVVYGDDTMIGEIQATLRADKVADGHFTWAADDWRLPAYAASGVTGDHECVTKEDVVERLRLGMYAKMRQGSAWHDVAETIKACTELGLDTRRMMLVTDDRSSESLLKEGHMDFVVRLAISQGVKPVTAFQMATINTAERFGVARDIGAVIPGNIADIILLDGRLADVHVGMTIAAGHVVAENGKMTAVWDNFIYPEEALNTVKLDPTITPEQMELAAPIEEGTIGAKIIHVTENHVDTKEKHLPVTVQNGRVVVSTTGDVCKIAVLERHKQTGNRAVALVGGIGFTAPAAIAMTVAHDSHNLLIIGNDDALMAEAGNRVIRMQGGVAVVTGSGVTEFPLRIAGLMSTESFEEVAVQSAAVSEALQSVGCTLNNAFMTLSLLALVVIPELRLSDKGLVRISAEGIELVSLFDETTENMNAAPAGS, encoded by the coding sequence ATGAACAAATCATCTTTTGACCGACCACTAATGGCGGATTGTGTACCTGATCTAGTGGCAACAGCACGTGGGGACTTGCCAGCAACATTGGTGATTCGAGGCGGGACATTGGTCAATGTTATATCTGGTGAAATTTTAGAAGGCATGTCTGTGGCCATACAGGGCGCACGGATTGCATATGTCGGCAAAGATGTGAGTCATACGATCGGAGAACACACTCGAATCATTGAAGCGAATGGCAGGTACATGGCTCCGGGACTACTGGATGGACACTGCCATATTGAAAGTACACAGATGAAGGTAACGGAGTTTGCACGAGCGGTACTACCTTCGGGCACAACAGGCGGATTTTTTGACCCTCATGAAATCTCCAATGTCCTTGGACTTCAAGGGCTAAGAATGATGCTGGATGAAGCACGTACGACACCAATGGCTGCGTATATGCAGGTTGCGTCATGTGTGCCTTCTACGCATCCTGGTCTGGAGACGACAGGGGCTTATATTGGCCCAGAGGAAGTGGCTGAGGCTCTCTCCTGGGGACCGGACATGATTGGTCTGGGAGAGGTTATGAACTTTCCAGGTGTTGTGTACGGGGATGACACGATGATAGGAGAGATTCAAGCTACACTACGAGCAGACAAAGTTGCTGATGGGCACTTTACCTGGGCAGCAGATGACTGGCGTTTGCCAGCCTATGCGGCTAGTGGTGTTACTGGAGATCATGAGTGTGTAACAAAGGAAGATGTGGTTGAGCGTCTGCGACTGGGCATGTATGCCAAGATGCGTCAAGGATCGGCTTGGCATGATGTAGCTGAGACGATCAAGGCTTGCACAGAACTTGGCTTGGATACGCGCCGGATGATGCTAGTTACGGATGATCGGAGTTCAGAGTCCTTGTTGAAGGAAGGACATATGGATTTTGTAGTGCGTCTCGCCATTTCACAGGGCGTGAAGCCGGTGACAGCGTTCCAGATGGCAACCATTAATACGGCTGAGCGGTTTGGTGTGGCACGAGATATTGGCGCGGTCATTCCGGGTAATATCGCTGATATTATTTTGTTGGATGGACGACTGGCGGATGTGCACGTTGGCATGACGATTGCGGCTGGGCATGTCGTGGCGGAGAATGGCAAGATGACTGCCGTATGGGATAATTTTATCTATCCAGAAGAGGCATTGAATACGGTAAAATTGGATCCTACAATCACGCCAGAGCAGATGGAGCTTGCTGCGCCGATTGAAGAAGGCACCATTGGGGCTAAGATTATTCATGTAACGGAGAATCATGTGGATACGAAGGAAAAACATCTTCCTGTTACTGTGCAGAATGGTCGAGTCGTGGTATCTACAACAGGGGATGTATGTAAAATTGCAGTGCTGGAGCGCCACAAACAAACGGGGAACCGAGCGGTGGCTTTAGTTGGAGGCATTGGCTTCACCGCACCAGCGGCCATTGCAATGACGGTAGCTCATGACAGCCATAATCTGTTGATTATCGGTAATGATGATGCGTTAATGGCTGAAGCGGGGAACCGGGTCATTCGCATGCAAGGCGGCGTCGCTGTGGTGACAGGTTCAGGAGTGACTGAGTTCCCGTTACGAATTGCTGGACTGATGTCAACGGAGTCCTTTGAAGAGGTTGCTGTTCAATCCGCAGCCGTTAGCGAAGCGTTGCAATCGGTCGGTTGTACACTGAACAATGCATTCATGACCCTATCTTTGCTGGCATTGGTTGTAATTCCAGAGCTGCGCTTATCCGATAAAGGGTTGGTACGAATCTCGGCAGAAGGGATCGAGCTGGTGTCCCTGTTTGATGAGACAACAGAGAACATGAACGCTGCCCCGGCTGGTTCGTAA
- a CDS encoding helix-turn-helix domain-containing protein, translating into MERERLREDRVHGDAMYPVSVYPDIQQLDGDIILDCHWHDEMEFTMVTQGSAVFQIDMNTVEVQAGEAIFINRGEIHVGYLKGTIPCVFSSIVFSPELLGSRTFDTIQEKFIHPLVHKTLVPPNHIKPSDPWGQEILLYLQRIFAEHATRSETCEMSTKAYLYLIFARMFEHMRPATSNGTLPTGSHDKVERLKSVLSYIHQHYPEALRLKELADEANMSEGHFCRFFKQMVQKSPVDYINYYRVQQACYLLENTDHKIVDIAMDVGFEHLSYFITTFKKHKSTTPSQYRKMFYEKVDVEPMLI; encoded by the coding sequence ATGGAACGTGAACGTTTACGAGAGGATCGGGTACACGGTGATGCCATGTATCCTGTCAGTGTATATCCGGATATTCAACAGTTGGACGGTGACATCATTCTTGATTGCCACTGGCATGATGAGATGGAGTTCACTATGGTTACACAAGGAAGTGCTGTCTTTCAGATTGATATGAACACCGTTGAGGTACAAGCTGGAGAAGCGATCTTTATTAACCGGGGAGAAATTCACGTTGGTTATTTGAAGGGAACTATTCCTTGCGTCTTTTCTTCTATTGTGTTCAGTCCTGAGTTGCTGGGGAGTCGCACTTTCGATACGATTCAGGAAAAGTTTATTCATCCACTTGTTCACAAGACACTCGTCCCTCCCAACCATATCAAGCCTAGTGATCCATGGGGACAAGAAATCCTGCTGTATCTACAACGCATTTTTGCCGAACATGCTACCCGCTCTGAGACGTGCGAAATGTCCACCAAAGCATACCTGTACCTTATATTTGCGCGAATGTTCGAGCACATGCGTCCAGCTACTAGTAATGGCACTCTTCCTACAGGCAGCCATGATAAAGTGGAACGCTTGAAGTCGGTGCTATCGTACATTCATCAGCATTATCCAGAAGCATTACGGCTAAAGGAGTTAGCAGATGAGGCGAACATGAGTGAAGGACACTTTTGCCGATTCTTCAAACAAATGGTGCAGAAAAGCCCGGTTGATTACATTAATTATTATCGCGTTCAACAGGCCTGTTACCTGCTGGAGAATACCGACCATAAAATTGTAGATATCGCGATGGACGTTGGCTTCGAGCACCTGAGCTACTTTATTACCACGTTCAAGAAACATAAGAGCACCACACCATCACAGTATCGGAAAATGTTCTACGAGAAGGTTGACGTGGAGCCGATGCTTATCTAA
- the yicI gene encoding alpha-xylosidase — protein sequence MKFTDGYWQTREGYHVQNPADIRDIVQKGDSFTVYAATKRIERKGDTLNGTLLKATYSSPMPDVIRVQLNHHKGKVNPGPEFALNTLNTDVKITRDENGAELQSGNLRVTVNKAGGWDIGFHYNEKRLTGSGWRGPAYIESANEGAFFREQLELGVGEYVYGLGERFTPFVKNGQVVDIWNEDGGTSSEQAYKNIPFYLSNKGYGVFVNHPEKVSYEIASENVSKVQFSVEGESLEYFIIGGSNPKEVLDNYTKLTGKPALPPAWTFGLWLTTSFTTDYDEATVNHFVDGMAERDLPLSVFHFDCFWMKEYQWCDFEWDEDMFPDPVGMLSRLKDKGLKICAWINPYIAEKSILFDEGMEKGYLVKTADGSVWQWDKWQAGMGLVDFTNPAATDWYKGKLKTLIEQGVDCFKTDFGERIPTDVVYYDGSDPVKMHNYYTFLYNKAVFEVLEENLGKNEAALFARSATVGGQQFPVHWGGDCSSNYSSMAESLRGGLSLGLSGFGFWSHDISGFEKTAEPDVYKRWVQFGLLSSHSRLHGNESYRVPWLFDEEAVDVVRDFTKLKLSLMPYLFNSAVESTVRGLPMMRAMVLEFPEDPTCATIDTQYMFGDSILVAPIFNKEGDVTYYLPEGTWTNYLTGAKVEGGRWVSENHDFKTLPMMIKPNSLIAVGAVDGKPDYDFAQDVSLHLFELADGHQAQAVVVNQAAEQELAVQVSRNGSVLEVTAEGAGKPWSLVLRGVGSVSSVEGGSYVSGEHGVVVTAASGAKQLSIQL from the coding sequence ATGAAATTTACGGACGGCTATTGGCAAACCCGCGAAGGATATCATGTACAAAATCCTGCGGATATTCGAGATATCGTACAAAAGGGTGATTCCTTTACAGTATATGCAGCAACGAAACGCATTGAACGCAAGGGAGATACGTTGAACGGCACATTGCTCAAAGCAACGTACAGCTCACCGATGCCTGACGTGATCCGGGTACAATTGAACCATCACAAGGGCAAAGTGAATCCTGGTCCTGAATTTGCACTGAATACATTAAATACAGATGTAAAGATCACTCGTGATGAGAACGGCGCAGAGTTGCAAAGTGGCAACTTACGTGTAACCGTTAACAAAGCAGGTGGTTGGGACATCGGTTTCCACTATAATGAAAAACGTTTGACAGGAAGTGGCTGGAGAGGCCCAGCATACATTGAGTCTGCAAATGAAGGTGCATTCTTCCGCGAGCAGCTTGAGCTTGGTGTTGGAGAATATGTATACGGCTTGGGCGAGCGCTTTACGCCGTTTGTGAAGAATGGTCAAGTCGTGGATATCTGGAATGAAGACGGTGGTACAAGCAGTGAGCAAGCGTACAAAAACATTCCATTCTACCTGTCGAACAAAGGATACGGTGTGTTTGTAAACCACCCAGAGAAGGTATCTTATGAGATTGCTTCCGAGAATGTATCCAAAGTACAGTTTAGTGTAGAGGGCGAGTCACTGGAATATTTCATTATCGGTGGTAGCAATCCGAAGGAAGTGCTGGACAACTATACGAAACTGACCGGCAAACCGGCATTGCCGCCGGCATGGACGTTTGGTTTGTGGCTGACAACTTCATTTACAACAGACTATGATGAAGCAACGGTTAATCATTTTGTAGATGGCATGGCTGAGCGTGACCTGCCACTTTCCGTATTCCACTTTGACTGCTTCTGGATGAAGGAGTACCAATGGTGTGATTTTGAGTGGGATGAGGATATGTTCCCAGACCCAGTAGGTATGCTTAGTCGTTTGAAAGACAAAGGCCTCAAAATCTGTGCATGGATTAACCCTTACATTGCGGAGAAATCCATTTTGTTTGATGAAGGTATGGAGAAGGGTTACCTGGTTAAAACAGCGGACGGAAGCGTATGGCAATGGGATAAATGGCAAGCGGGTATGGGTCTCGTAGATTTCACGAATCCAGCAGCAACCGATTGGTACAAAGGTAAACTGAAAACATTGATCGAGCAAGGCGTAGATTGCTTCAAAACAGACTTCGGCGAAAGAATTCCAACGGATGTAGTCTATTACGATGGCTCCGATCCAGTGAAAATGCACAATTATTATACGTTCCTATATAACAAAGCTGTATTTGAAGTATTGGAAGAAAACTTGGGCAAAAACGAAGCAGCATTGTTTGCACGCTCTGCAACCGTTGGTGGCCAACAGTTCCCTGTACACTGGGGCGGCGATTGCTCTTCCAACTACTCATCAATGGCAGAATCGCTGCGCGGTGGCTTATCCCTTGGTCTGTCAGGCTTCGGCTTCTGGAGCCACGATATTAGTGGATTCGAGAAAACAGCAGAACCAGACGTCTACAAACGTTGGGTACAATTCGGTCTATTGTCATCCCACAGCCGTCTGCATGGTAATGAATCTTATCGTGTACCTTGGTTGTTCGATGAAGAAGCTGTTGATGTGGTACGTGACTTCACGAAGCTTAAACTTAGCTTGATGCCATATCTGTTCAATTCCGCAGTAGAATCGACAGTTCGAGGCTTGCCAATGATGCGTGCAATGGTTCTGGAGTTCCCTGAAGATCCAACATGTGCAACCATTGATACACAGTACATGTTTGGTGATTCCATTCTGGTCGCACCGATCTTCAATAAAGAAGGCGATGTAACCTATTACCTACCAGAAGGTACGTGGACGAACTATCTGACAGGCGCTAAGGTAGAGGGTGGACGATGGGTTAGCGAGAACCATGACTTCAAAACACTGCCTATGATGATCAAGCCGAACAGTCTTATCGCTGTAGGTGCAGTCGATGGCAAACCAGACTATGACTTCGCTCAAGATGTTTCCTTGCACTTGTTCGAACTGGCTGATGGTCATCAAGCCCAAGCTGTTGTTGTGAATCAAGCTGCTGAGCAGGAGCTTGCTGTTCAAGTATCGCGTAACGGTTCGGTTCTAGAAGTTACGGCAGAAGGTGCAGGGAAACCTTGGAGTCTTGTACTTCGTGGTGTTGGTAGTGTATCGAGTGTTGAAGGTGGCTCCTATGTTTCTGGTGAGCATGGTGTGGTCGTTACGGCAGCATCTGGAGCAAAACAACTCTCCATTCAATTGTAA